One stretch of Bombina bombina isolate aBomBom1 chromosome 7, aBomBom1.pri, whole genome shotgun sequence DNA includes these proteins:
- the LOC128636595 gene encoding mucin-5AC-like has product MTTPMACSLLLILLLTQAPGFLTQNTVSTAAETPAASNATTPAATTATTPAATTATTQVATTATTQAATTATTQAATTATTQAATTATTLATTTATTQAATTATTLATTTATTQVATTATTQVATTATTPVATTATTPVATTATTPVATTATTASGTTASTGTTSGTGTTVSTGTTTSTTNGTTTGITTTNGTATTASGLTTTNGTATTASGLTTTNGTATTASGITTTNGTATTATGITTTNGTATTATGITTTNGTATTATGITTTNGTATTATGITTTNGTATTATGITTTNGTATTATGITTTNGTATTATGITTTNGTATTATGITTTNGTATTATGITTTNGTATTATGITTTNGTATTATGITTTNGTATTATGITTTNGTATTATGITTTNGTATTATGITTTNGTATTATGITTTNGTATTATGITTTNGTATTATGITTTNGTATTATGITTTNGTATTATGITTTNGTATTATGITTTNGTATTATGITTTNGTATTATGITTTNGTATTATGTTITGTTVTSTGTTTNTGSTAPGNTTKTTTATTTAEPKLKFWGVILIAFFVSVGCVAIVVGFCFICVRNVTDFYNLTRQMD; this is encoded by the exons ATGACCACCCCAATGGCTTGCTCTTTATTACTTATTCTCCTGCTTACCCAGGCACCAG gatTCTTAACACAAAACa CTGTATCAACAGCAGCAGAAACACCAGCGGCAAGTAATGCAACAACACCAGCGGCAACTACTGCAACAACACCAGCGGCAACTACTGCAACAACGCAAGTGGCAACTACTGCAACAACGCAAGCGGCAACTACTGCAACAACGCAAGCGGCAACTACTGCAACAACGCAAGCGGCAACTACTGCAACAACCCTAGCGACAACTACTGCAACAACGCAAGCAGCAACTACTGCAACAACCCTAGCGACAACTACTGCAACAACGCAAGTGGCAACTACTGCAACAACGCAAGTGGCAACTACTGCAACAACACCAGTGGCAACTACTGCAACAACACCAGTGGCAACTACTGCAACAACACCAGTGGCAACTACTGCAACAACAGCATCTGGAACAACTGCAAGTACTGGAACAACATCCGGAACTGGCACAACTGTAAGCACTGGAACCACAACCTCAACTACCAATGGAACAACTACCGGAATAACAACTACAAATGGAACAGCAACTACAGCTAGCGGATTAACCACCACAAATGGAACAGCAACTACAGCTAGCGGATTAACCACCACAAATGGAACAGCAACTACAGCTAGCGGAATAACCACCACAAACGGAACAGCAACTACAGCTACCGGAATAACCACCACAAACGGAACAGCAACTACAGCTACCGGAATAACAACCACAAATGGAACAGCAACTACAGCTACTGGCATAACCACCACAAATGGAACAGCAACTACAGCTACCGGAATAACAACCACAAATGGAACAGCAACTACAGCTACTGGAATAACCACCACAAATGGAACAGCAACTACAGCTACCGGAATAACCACCACAAACGGAACAGCAACTACAGCTACCGGAATAACAACCACAAATGGAACAGCAACTACAGCTACTGGAATAACAACCACAAATGGAACAGCAACTACAGCTACCGGAATAACAACCACAAATGGAACAGCAACTACAGCTACTGGAATAACCACCACAAATGGGACAGCAACTACAGCTACCGGAATAACCACCACAAATGGAACAGCAACTACAGCTACCGGAATAACCACCACAAATGGAACAGCAACTACAGCTACCGGAATAACCACCACAAATGGAACAGCAACTACAGCTACCGGAATAACCACCACAAATGGGACAGCAACTACAGCTACCGGAATAACCACCACAAATGGGACAGCAACTACAGCTACCGGAATAACCACCACAAATGGAACAGCAACTACAGCTACTGGAATAACCACCACAAATGGAACAGCAACTACAGCTACCGGAATAACCACCACAAATGGGACAGCAACTACAGCTACCGGAATAACAACCACAAATGGGACAGCAACTACAGCTACTGGAATAACCACCACAAATGGGACAGCAACTACAGCTACCGGAATAACAACCACAAATGGGACAGCAACTACAGCTACCGGAATAACAACCACAAATGGGACAGCAACTACAGCTACTGGTACAACCATAACTGGAACAACAGTTACAAGTACTGGAACCACTACAAATACTGGAAGCACAG CACCTGGAAATACAACAAAAACTACAACAGCAACCACCACAG CGGAACCCAAATTGAAGTTTTGGGGGGTCATTCTCATTGCATTTTTTGTTTCGGTCGGATGTGTGGCTATTGTAGTAGGATTTTGCTTCATCTGTGTAAGG AATGTGACTGATTTTTACAACTTGACCAGACAAATGGATTGA